From one Gossypium hirsutum isolate 1008001.06 chromosome D08, Gossypium_hirsutum_v2.1, whole genome shotgun sequence genomic stretch:
- the LOC107909589 gene encoding E2F transcription factor-like E2FE: MPVSSSSSLPESSSRHYTYSRKQKSLGLLCSNFLSMYNKDGIEFIGLDEAAARLGVERRRIYDIVNVLESVGVLTRKAKNKYTWKGFGAIPKALQNLKEEGFSSNLKKFDLHIIAKVSDDDDEDEEDEGFFNPITGSQTETSKSTSILKSSSVKVDNRREKSLGLLTQNFVKLFLCSSAELISLDEAARLLLGNAHNTSVMRTKVRRLYDIANVLSSMNLIEKTHTVDTRKPAFRWLGLRGKSEKGSADALVLNESKKRVFGTDVTNVSFKKNKVDSSNDQNFNKSQQKHKKVENLAPADDISRSEDSKQASKSYQFGPFAPVNLTKISNSENDAKPVHDWESLASTYRPQYHNQALRDLFSHYMEAWKSWYSEVAGKTPIKQIS; this comes from the exons ATGCCGGTGTCTTCTTCTTCATCTCTTCCCGAATCTTCCTCTCGTCATTACACGTATAGTCGCAAGCAGAAATCTCTGGGCCTCCTTTGCTCCAA TTTCTTGAGCATGTATAATAAGGATGGCATTGAGTTCATTGGTCTTGACGAAGCTGCTGCAAGATTAG GAGTTGAGAGACGGCGGATCTATGATATTGTTAATGTTTTGGAAAGTGTTGGG GTTCTGACAAGAAAGGCTAAGAACAAATATACATGGAAAGGTTTTGGGGCAATTCCTAAGGCTTTACAAAATCTTAAG GAAGAAGGTTTCAGtagcaatttaaaaaaattcgatCTACACATCATTGCAAAG GTCTCAGATGATGATGACGAAGATGAAGAGGATGAAGGCTTCTTTAATCCCATCACTGGGAGCCAGACTGAGACTTCAAAATCTACCTCTATTCTTAAGTCCTCATCGGTGAAAGTTG ATAACCGAAGGGAAAAATCCCTGGGGCTACTTACTCAGAATTTTGTCAAGCTTTTTCTCTGCTCTAGT GCTGAGTTGATCTCCCTTGATGAAGCAGCGAGGTTGTTGCTTGGGAATGCTCACAATACCTCAGTAATGAGAA CAAAAGTAAGGCGGTTGTATGACATTGCAAATGTGTTGTCTTCCATGAATCTTATTGAGAAG ACTCACACTGTAGATACCCGGAAACCAGCATTTAGGTGGTTGGGGCTAAGAGGAAAATCAGAGAAAGGATCTGCTGATGCCTTGGTTCTTAATGAGTCTAAGAAAAGGGTGTTCGGAACTGATGTCACCAACGTCAGTTTCAAGAAGAATAAGGTTGATTCTTCAAATGATCAGAATTTCAACAAGTCGCAGCAAAAGCATAAAAAAGTCGAAAATTTGGCGCCTGCGGATGATATAAGCCGTTCGGAGGATTCGAAACAAGCTTCAAAGAGCTACCAGTTTGGTCCTTTTGCTCCTGTAAACTTGACTAAGATTAGTAACTCCGAGAATGATGCTAAGCCAGTCCATGATTGGGAGAGTCTTGCTTCCACTTACCGCCCTCAATATCACAATCAAG CTTTAAGGGATCTCTTTTCTCATTACATGGAAGCTTGGAAATCATGGTATTCGGAAGTTGCTGGCAAAACCCCAATAAAACAAATCTCCTAA